Proteins encoded within one genomic window of Drosophila gunungcola strain Sukarami chromosome 2R unlocalized genomic scaffold, Dgunungcola_SK_2 000079F, whole genome shotgun sequence:
- the LOC128256973 gene encoding uncharacterized protein LOC128256973 isoform X4, protein MPAASSHPRLFFYLLCAASLLAFSKSDTVQIQPPSEDLAYDAALQLGLLNHRLNLLSHEEESRQLSLQNITIGNLVNRIPCSCDTGLCKCCAGFLAVIGMNSCTEVAYRPDEFSFELRMRVNNNIWFRQKVSGQNPPPFCFRPPRFNFAKACIQFHDIWFIGRNMHVCMYMSGEFQGFELFERNFDCLLFGDHGVKIVPPEQGYPVRPNDVDIDDGDDEIEEYDENVVRSLAEKMCENCKMTCSVAIKS, encoded by the exons ATGCCAGCGGCCAGCTCACATCCACGTCTGTTCTTCTATTTACTCTGTGCTGCCTCACTTTTAGCTTTTTCGAAATCGGACACCG TGCAAATACAACCACCATCCGAAGACTTGGCATACGACGCTGCTTTACAGCTTGGCTTATTGAACCATCGTCTTAATCTACTCAGCCACGAGGAAGAGTCCAGGCAACTTAGTTtacaaaacataacaatagGTAATTTGGTCAACCGCATACCCTGTAGTTGTGACACTGGGCTGTGCAAGTGCTGTGCTG GTTTCCTTGCGGTAATTGGCATGAACAGTTGCACAGAAGTTGCGTATCGTCCTGATGAATTTTCGTTTGAGTTACGCATGCGAGTTAATAACAACATTTGGTTCCGGCAAAAGGTCTCCGGCCAGAATCCACCTCCTTTCTGCTTCAGGCCGCCACGTTTTAACTTTGCCAAGGCCTGTATTCAGTTTCATGACATTTGGTTTATCGGCCGTAACATGCACGTCTGCATGTACATGTCTGGGGAGTTTCAGGGCTTTGAGTTGTTCGAAAG AAACTTTGATTGTCTTTTGTTTGGTGACCACGGAGTTAAAATTGTTCCCCCAGAGCAAGGCTACCCCGTGAGACCGAACGACGTCGACATTGATGATGGAGACGATGAGATCGAGGAGTATGATGAGAACGTAGTCCGCAGCTTGGCAGAAAAAATG TGCGAAAACTGCAAAATGACGTGCTCTGTTGCTATCAAATCCTGA
- the LOC128256983 gene encoding ejaculatory bulb-specific protein 2 — protein sequence MTRIFILVLLLSLVTDSAFGSIDQLIRSISNAFGGGAGVGINANVPGSGFGIRTPNGQLSVGYGFGR from the exons ATGACTCGAATTTTT ATTTTAGTTCTTCTTCTGTCTTTGGTGACTGATAGCGCTTTTGGTTCTATCGATCAGCTAATACGAAGCATTTCCAATGCATTTGGAGGGGGTGCTGGCGTGGGTATAAATGCTAATGTCCCAGGATCCGGATTTGGAATAAGAACACCTAATGGTCAATTATCTGTTGGATATGGCTTTGGTCGATGA
- the LOC128256959 gene encoding uncharacterized protein LOC128256959 isoform X2 yields MKSKQFLAAAACLGVVLVLGVAMAQENAMLQIPPSLVECYNTSFFMNRDNRLPANMDTLISLIEKVENSYAGTSGVQADIRTVAVSLLHRFRQDGIKKAPGINAVNGVIPYSPTGFQFPKFKILLSRLIPGNANSFPNSSLTSVERCSLHFLLSSTFDTRLRGDENTVCNQLSQYRAQRLPRSLKKDYDNNFIGDVEWLETRSKRGRSSTSESKYGQLGEMDYESDWAYAGPEGPSQCPVEDGLVRTRWGTVSAGTLIAGIAAGVQQQTVQLNTLLALASQRGARGRSQFQTSNSIDNRWAATLAGDLAEVSLVQLPGSNSNAASVGATGGWNDTVLPHWYFLSQRTNLEATDAEIRGGLDGLILAKNVANWRTQASSLKLSQLLRMYYSTNGVLSSGINACSRQSQFTNVAPSQEMEDQTSAFAQVLDREMQLRVTLQPSAIAEFAGNATLSLVTYVPTLDLFPSQQRSDISNSTTVMTNIYVFVDTYWPYNWVVDYVAYVLQGINIHPYASKVTVFAASDTSVIVNTTDYIINVYEAWNSTSHTWHPTGFNLPRILNTLSARVEDLLEADRATDNLGGRSLVALLVPSPLSYVDEHDYDYCRRYLERLRWRLPNLDFIYFGGGAMVRFYDFVRQPSKDLFLLNTEKSPESCGDPVITRIRQVPRRLSNPRCYADGVITELGINSLEQFGRLGSINFYRLDSLYLPSRQSMRYLKVSPISQITFTVCTSRSIELPFRNLSAPIRAEETCESTATRSFSYDLTDACAGYDFEPCPPLFFSVQAQSSGQISCTAEACQTPDEAQYVVSLNNLGCNGATDVTSNLVLAVPVIAFIFVGYV; encoded by the exons ATGAAGTCAAAACAGTTTCTGGCAGCAGCTGCCTGCCTGGGTGTGGTCCTAGTTCTGGGGGTTGCAATGGCACAGGAAAATGCAATGCTTCAAATACCCCCTTCACTGGTCGAGTGCTACAACACATCTTTCTTCATGAATCGGGATAATCGTTTACCGGCCAACATGGACACTCTTATTTCGCTTATTGAGAAGGTGGAAAACAGCTACGCCGGAACATCAGGTGTGCAAGCCGATATTCGAACCGTGGCGGTGTCCCTGTTGCATCGTTTCCGTCAAGACGGTATTAAAAAAGCCCCTGGAATTAATGCCGTCAACGGCGTAATACCATACAGCCCAACAGGCTTTCAGTTTCCGAAATTCAAAATCTTGCTTTCACGTTTGATTCCGGGAAATGCCAACAGCTTTCCCAACAGTTCCTTGACAAGTGTGGAGCGGTGCTCTCTTCATTTTTTGCTATCAAGCACCTTTGACACAAGATTGCGCGGCGATGAGAACACAGTGTGTAATCAGCTATCTCAGTATCGAGCCCAGCGATTGCCGCGATCACTGAAGAAGGATTATGACAACAACTTTATTGGTGATGTTGAATGGCTCGAGACGCGCTCTAAGCGAGGTCGTTCCTCCACCTCCGAATCAAAATACGGACAATTGGGAGAAATGGACTATGAATCCGATTGGGCCTATGCCGGCCCGGAAGGTCCTAGCCAATGCCCCGTTGAAGATGGCCTTGTTCGAACTCGCTGGGGAACGGTTTCAGCCGGCACCCTGATTGCCGGAATCGCAGCTGGCGTTCAGCAGCAGACAGTCCAATTGAACACCCTGCTAGCTCTGGCCTCTCAGCGAGGTGCACGTGGTCGCAGTCAGTTCCAGACAAGTAATAGCATTGACAACCGGTGGGCGGCTACTTTGGCCGGAGACTTGGCTGAGGTGTCATTGGTTCAGCTTCCAGGGTCGAACAGCAATGCTGCTTCTGTTGGAGCTACAGGAGGATGGAATGATACTGTTTTACCCCACTGGTACTTTTTATCGCAAAGGACCAATCTTGAGGCGACCGATGCCGAGATCCGTGGTGGCCTTGATGGGTTGATTCTTGCCAAGAATGTGGCCAATTGGAGAACTCAAGCATCCAGCCTTAAGCTTTCTCAATTGCTACGCATGTACTACTCCACAAATGGAGTACTTAGTTCCGGTATCAATGCCTGCAGTAGGCAAAGCCAATTCACAAATGTAGCACCATCACAGGAAATGGAGGACCAGACTAGTGCGTTTGCTCAAGTATTGGATCGTGAAATGCAGCTACGTGTCACCCTCCAACCATCCGCTATTGCCGAGTTTGCCGGCAACGCCACCCTATCTCTCGTGACGTATGTGC CGACTTTGGACTTATTTCCGTCTCAACAACGGTCTGATATATCGAACTCAACTACAGTTATGactaatatatatgtatttgtcGATACTTACTGGCCATACAACTGGGTTGTTGATTACGTTGC CTACGTTCTTCAGGGTATTAACATTCACCCGTATGCTAGTAAGGTAACCGTTTTCGCAGCTTCTGATACGTCAGTCATTGTTAATACCACCGACTACATTATCAACGTTTATGAGGCATGGAATTCCACATCACACACTTGGC ATCCAACTGGTTTCAATCTGCCACGTATTTTGAACACTTTGAGCGCAAGAGTTGAAGACTTGCTCGAAGCAGATCGAGCTACCGACAATCTAGGAGGACGGTCATTAGTTGCCCTTCTTGTACCAAGTCCCCTGTCCTACGTAGATGAGCATGACTATGACTATTGTCGGCGATACTTGGAGCGATTGCGTTGGCGTCTGCCAAACTTGGACTTCATTTATTTCGGAGGTGGAGCAATGGTAAGGTTCTATGATTTCGTTCGACAACCAAGCAAAGATTTGTTCCTTCTAAACACTGAAAAATCTCCCGAGAGCTGTGGTGACCCCGTCATTACACGAATTCGACAAG TGCCTCGGCGTCTTTCCAATCCACGATGCTACGCAGACGGTGTTATAACCGAGCTTGGAATCAACTCCCTTGAACAATTTGGTCGCCTGGGCAGTATAAATTTTTACAGATTGGACTCACTTTATCTACCATCCAGACAGAGCATGCGTTACCTTAAAGTGTCTCCCATTAGCCAAATTACTTTTACCGTTTGCACATCTCGAAGCATTGAACTACCATTTAGAAACCTGAGTGCGCCAATAAGGGCGGAAGAGACCTGCGAGTCTACAGCAACGAGATCATTTAGCTATGATCTTACTGATGCTTGTGCTGGCTACGATTTCGAGCCTTGCCCccctttgtttttttcagtACAGGCTCAAAGCTCTGGTCAGATTTCATGTACAGCTGAAGCTTGCCAAACACCCGATGAGGCACAGTATGTCGTCAGTTTAAATAATCTGGGCTGTAACGGTGCTACAGACGTAACATCTAATCTCGTCTTAGCCGTTCCGGTTATTGCTTTCATATTCGTAGGCTATGTCTAA
- the LOC128256959 gene encoding uncharacterized protein LOC128256959 isoform X1 translates to MKSKQFLAAAACLGVVLVLGVAMAQENAMLQIPPSLVECYNTSFFMNRDNRLPANMDTLISLIEKVENSYAGTSGVQADIRTVAVSLLHRFRQDGIKKAPGINAVNGVIPYSPTGFQFPKFKILLSRLIPGNANSFPNSSLTSVERCSLHFLLSSTFDTRLRGDENTVCNQLSQYRAQRLPRSLKKDYDNNFIGDVEWLETRSKRGRSSTSESKYGQLGEMDYESDWAYAGPEGPSQCPVEDGLVRTRWGTVSAGTLIAGIAAGVQQQTVQLNTLLALASQRGARGRSQFQTSNSIDNRWAATLAGDLAEVSLVQLPGSNSNAASVGATGGWNDTVLPHWYFLSQRTNLEATDAEIRGGLDGLILAKNVANWRTQASSLKLSQLLRMYYSTNGVLSSGINACSRQSQFTNVAPSQEMEDQTSAFAQVLDREMQLRVTLQPSAIAEFAGNATLSLVTYVPQSLNDVSCTATSNLDLTDVITPMTNLYIFLDTSWQYRTIVDYVVYVIQQLNIHPYASTVTMLSAQDGSVIVNTTNYITDVYQQWNVTTHATYTQGFNLPNVLRTIQNLTQSLMNVEKTNSSLSGHSLVALIIPNQQTVNDGDSSYATTEIQYIREQIPDLRFIYYGGGSIQRFSSFVRDPSQDLFSLSLGSTAATSAGPVAKRIIQIPRRVINPRCGSNWYTNSWGTDQTAQYVGPGKVNFYRVSANYFFGAGANRYLTIQSQNGGSYTICTSRSYSWPQQNSTTSTTANSIDQSCTPITGNSYSYDLSSACNGYYTITQCPDLYLSVQATSNTTSCTQDACQTPDQWRYIMSMVNMGCYSGVSGLAGSLMTILFALLLQRLIQ, encoded by the exons ATGAAGTCAAAACAGTTTCTGGCAGCAGCTGCCTGCCTGGGTGTGGTCCTAGTTCTGGGGGTTGCAATGGCACAGGAAAATGCAATGCTTCAAATACCCCCTTCACTGGTCGAGTGCTACAACACATCTTTCTTCATGAATCGGGATAATCGTTTACCGGCCAACATGGACACTCTTATTTCGCTTATTGAGAAGGTGGAAAACAGCTACGCCGGAACATCAGGTGTGCAAGCCGATATTCGAACCGTGGCGGTGTCCCTGTTGCATCGTTTCCGTCAAGACGGTATTAAAAAAGCCCCTGGAATTAATGCCGTCAACGGCGTAATACCATACAGCCCAACAGGCTTTCAGTTTCCGAAATTCAAAATCTTGCTTTCACGTTTGATTCCGGGAAATGCCAACAGCTTTCCCAACAGTTCCTTGACAAGTGTGGAGCGGTGCTCTCTTCATTTTTTGCTATCAAGCACCTTTGACACAAGATTGCGCGGCGATGAGAACACAGTGTGTAATCAGCTATCTCAGTATCGAGCCCAGCGATTGCCGCGATCACTGAAGAAGGATTATGACAACAACTTTATTGGTGATGTTGAATGGCTCGAGACGCGCTCTAAGCGAGGTCGTTCCTCCACCTCCGAATCAAAATACGGACAATTGGGAGAAATGGACTATGAATCCGATTGGGCCTATGCCGGCCCGGAAGGTCCTAGCCAATGCCCCGTTGAAGATGGCCTTGTTCGAACTCGCTGGGGAACGGTTTCAGCCGGCACCCTGATTGCCGGAATCGCAGCTGGCGTTCAGCAGCAGACAGTCCAATTGAACACCCTGCTAGCTCTGGCCTCTCAGCGAGGTGCACGTGGTCGCAGTCAGTTCCAGACAAGTAATAGCATTGACAACCGGTGGGCGGCTACTTTGGCCGGAGACTTGGCTGAGGTGTCATTGGTTCAGCTTCCAGGGTCGAACAGCAATGCTGCTTCTGTTGGAGCTACAGGAGGATGGAATGATACTGTTTTACCCCACTGGTACTTTTTATCGCAAAGGACCAATCTTGAGGCGACCGATGCCGAGATCCGTGGTGGCCTTGATGGGTTGATTCTTGCCAAGAATGTGGCCAATTGGAGAACTCAAGCATCCAGCCTTAAGCTTTCTCAATTGCTACGCATGTACTACTCCACAAATGGAGTACTTAGTTCCGGTATCAATGCCTGCAGTAGGCAAAGCCAATTCACAAATGTAGCACCATCACAGGAAATGGAGGACCAGACTAGTGCGTTTGCTCAAGTATTGGATCGTGAAATGCAGCTACGTGTCACCCTCCAACCATCCGCTATTGCCGAGTTTGCCGGCAACGCCACCCTATCTCTCGTGACGTATGTGC CACAATCCCTTAACGATGTGTCTTGTACGGCAACAAGTAATCTTGACTTGACGGATGTCATTACTCCAATGACTAATCTGTACATTTTCCTGGATACATCCTGGCAGTATAGAACCATTGTTGACTACGTAGT ttatGTCATTCAGCAGTTAAATATTCACCCATACGCCAGCACGGTCACCATGCTTTCGGCACAAGATGGGTCGGTTATTGTAAACACCACAAACTATATTACTGATGTATATCAGCAATGGAATGTGACTACGCATGCGACAT ATACTCAAGGATTTAATCTTCCTAACGTGCTCCGAACGATTCAGAACCTAACCCAAAGCTTAATGAACGTTGAAAAGACCAATTCCAGTTTAAGTGGTCACTCCCTGGTGGCATTAATCATTCCCAATCAACAAACTGTTAATGATGGCGACTCCAGCTACGCAACTACAGAAATTCAGTACATTCGAGAACAGATTCCAGACCTGCGCTTTATATATTATGGCGGTGGAAGTATTCAGCGGTTTTCGAGCTTTGTTCGCGATCCCTCCCAAGATCTTTTCTCCCTTTCTTTGGGCAGTACGGCGGCAACTTCGGCAGGACCCGTAGCGAAACGCATTATTCAaa TTCCTCGTCGCGTCATTAACCCTCGTTGTGGATCGAATTGGTACACAAATAGTTGGGGTACTGATCAAACGGCCCAATATGTTGGGCCCGGCAAGGTTAACTTTTACCGAGTCTCTGCCAACTATTTCTTTGGAGCTGGGGCGAACCGGTATTTGACCATTCAGTCTCAGAACGGAGGAAGTTACACCATATGTACTTCACGCTCCTATTCGTGGCCGCAACAGAACTCAACAACGAGCACGACGGCCAACTCAATAGATCAGAGCTGCACTCCAATAACTGGAAATAGTTATAGTTATGACCTTTCAAGCGCCTGTAATGGCTACTACACTATCACCCAGTGTCCAGACTTGTATTTGTCAGTTCAGGCAACCTCAAACACCACATCCTGCACACAGGACGCCTGCCAGACGCCGGACCAATGGCGTTATATTATGTCTATGGTTAACATGGGATGCTATAGCGGTGTCTCGGGCCTGGCAGGCAGCCTGATGACAATTCTATTTGCCTTGTTATTACAGAGACTGATTCAGTGA
- the LOC128256970 gene encoding ejaculatory bulb-specific protein 1, whose product MVRQLILVLSLILFWGSSHAVLSELARQGESAIQGLADIKMAPLRYLDVLFGANPGGLRGLHGGIYDPGNTLPQTAAVLQALKAANILAGIDTLRPGYSKISAGVGQGSDLITIIKNTRPYYPYLTPTGIPGHFNPMGWLPGGPGPNRPGGTVPNQPGRPSPVGFPNIPGRPISVGSFERFPGRPIFGVSFPGGSFPGGPLPGGSFPRPFPSQSVGIRGGVGASVGGGGGIFGNGGLFGTGIFGQNGLFGTGLLSGPSLDPFGIFTPFGNFFGGLGNLFGFSSSSSASAAAGASAQGHPNLFNKFGLLGRGLQGSISVDLDGTLPSPKGILGGLLSPLLGVLG is encoded by the exons ATGGTGCGACAATTG ATTCTTGTCCTTTCGCTGATCCTGTTCTGGGGCAGCTCACATGCTGTTCTCAGTGAGTTGGCCCGACAAGGGGAATCTGCCATCCAGGGTTTGGCCGACATCAAGATGGCGCCCCTTCGATATTTAGATGTTCTTTTTGGAGCTAATCCGGGTGGACTTCGAGGACTACACGGTGGTATTTATGACCCTGGAAATACTTTGCCACAAACTGCCGCAGTTTTACAAGCATTAAAAGCTGCTAATATTTTGGCTGGAATTGATACATTGAGGCCTGGATACAGTAAAATATCAGCTGGAGTCGGCCAGGGGAGCGATTTAATCACAATAATTAAGAACACACGCCCTTACTATCCATACCTGACTCCAACAGGTATTCCAGGGCATTTTAATCCGATGGGTTGGCTACCTGGTGGTCCCGGTCCAAACCGTCCGGGTGGAACAGTTCCGAATCAACCGGGTAGACCATCCCCGGTAGGTTTCCCAAACATACCCGGTAGACCAATCTCTGTTGGATCATTTGAACGATTCCCAGGAAGGCCAATCTTTGGTGTATCATTCCCTGGTGGATCATTCCCTGGTGGACCACTCCCTGGTGGATCATTCCCCAGACCATTTCCCAGCCAATCAGTTGGAATCAGGGGCGGTGTAGGCGCATCGGTAGGTGGAGGCGGCGGAATCTTCGGAAACGGTGGACTATTCGGTACTGGAATATTTGGCCAAAATGGACTGTTTGGAACAGGACTCCTTAGCGGACCTTCGCTCGACCCCTTTGGAATTTTCACGCCATTTGGTAACTTCTTCGGAGGACTAGGAAACTTATTCGGATTCTCATCCTCAAGCAGCGCAAGCGCAGCAGCGGGGGCGTCTGCTCAGGGACACCCGAACCTTTTTAACAAGTTTGGTCTTCTCGGTCGCGGCTTGCAAGGTTCCATCAGCGTGGATCTCGACGGCACATTGCCTTCGCCAAAAGGCATTTTAGGAGGGTTGTTATCCCCTCTTCTGGGGGTATTGGGATAG
- the LOC128256959 gene encoding uncharacterized protein LOC128256959 isoform X3 gives MKSKQFLAAAACLGVVLVLGVAMAQENAMLQIPPSLVECYNTSFFMNRDNRLPANMDTLISLIEKVENSYAGTSGVQADIRTVAVSLLHRFRQDGIKKAPGINAVNGVIPYSPTGFQFPKFKILLSRLIPGNANSFPNSSLTSVERCSLHFLLSSTFDTRLRGDENTVCNQLSQYRAQRLPRSLKKDYDNNFIGDVEWLETRSKRGRSSTSESKYGQLGEMDYESDWAYAGPEGPSQCPVEDGLVRTRWGTVSAGTLIAGIAAGVQQQTVQLNTLLALASQRGARGRSQFQTSNSIDNRWAATLAGDLAEVSLVQLPGSNSNAASVGATGGWNDTVLPHWYFLSQRTNLEATDAEIRGGLDGLILAKNVANWRTQASSLKLSQLLRMYYSTNGVLSSGINACSRQSQFTNVAPSQEMEDQTSAFAQVLDREMQLRVTLQPSAIAEFAGNATLSLVTYVPQSLNDVSCTATSNLDLTDVITPMTNLYIFLDTSWQYRTIVDYVLCHSAVKYSPIRQHGHHAFGTRWVGYCKHHKLYY, from the exons ATGAAGTCAAAACAGTTTCTGGCAGCAGCTGCCTGCCTGGGTGTGGTCCTAGTTCTGGGGGTTGCAATGGCACAGGAAAATGCAATGCTTCAAATACCCCCTTCACTGGTCGAGTGCTACAACACATCTTTCTTCATGAATCGGGATAATCGTTTACCGGCCAACATGGACACTCTTATTTCGCTTATTGAGAAGGTGGAAAACAGCTACGCCGGAACATCAGGTGTGCAAGCCGATATTCGAACCGTGGCGGTGTCCCTGTTGCATCGTTTCCGTCAAGACGGTATTAAAAAAGCCCCTGGAATTAATGCCGTCAACGGCGTAATACCATACAGCCCAACAGGCTTTCAGTTTCCGAAATTCAAAATCTTGCTTTCACGTTTGATTCCGGGAAATGCCAACAGCTTTCCCAACAGTTCCTTGACAAGTGTGGAGCGGTGCTCTCTTCATTTTTTGCTATCAAGCACCTTTGACACAAGATTGCGCGGCGATGAGAACACAGTGTGTAATCAGCTATCTCAGTATCGAGCCCAGCGATTGCCGCGATCACTGAAGAAGGATTATGACAACAACTTTATTGGTGATGTTGAATGGCTCGAGACGCGCTCTAAGCGAGGTCGTTCCTCCACCTCCGAATCAAAATACGGACAATTGGGAGAAATGGACTATGAATCCGATTGGGCCTATGCCGGCCCGGAAGGTCCTAGCCAATGCCCCGTTGAAGATGGCCTTGTTCGAACTCGCTGGGGAACGGTTTCAGCCGGCACCCTGATTGCCGGAATCGCAGCTGGCGTTCAGCAGCAGACAGTCCAATTGAACACCCTGCTAGCTCTGGCCTCTCAGCGAGGTGCACGTGGTCGCAGTCAGTTCCAGACAAGTAATAGCATTGACAACCGGTGGGCGGCTACTTTGGCCGGAGACTTGGCTGAGGTGTCATTGGTTCAGCTTCCAGGGTCGAACAGCAATGCTGCTTCTGTTGGAGCTACAGGAGGATGGAATGATACTGTTTTACCCCACTGGTACTTTTTATCGCAAAGGACCAATCTTGAGGCGACCGATGCCGAGATCCGTGGTGGCCTTGATGGGTTGATTCTTGCCAAGAATGTGGCCAATTGGAGAACTCAAGCATCCAGCCTTAAGCTTTCTCAATTGCTACGCATGTACTACTCCACAAATGGAGTACTTAGTTCCGGTATCAATGCCTGCAGTAGGCAAAGCCAATTCACAAATGTAGCACCATCACAGGAAATGGAGGACCAGACTAGTGCGTTTGCTCAAGTATTGGATCGTGAAATGCAGCTACGTGTCACCCTCCAACCATCCGCTATTGCCGAGTTTGCCGGCAACGCCACCCTATCTCTCGTGACGTATGTGC CACAATCCCTTAACGATGTGTCTTGTACGGCAACAAGTAATCTTGACTTGACGGATGTCATTACTCCAATGACTAATCTGTACATTTTCCTGGATACATCCTGGCAGTATAGAACCATTGTTGACTACGTA ttatGTCATTCAGCAGTTAAATATTCACCCATACGCCAGCACGGTCACCATGCTTTCGGCACAAGATGGGTCGGTTATTGTAAACACCACAAACTATATTACTGA
- the LOC128256982 gene encoding ejaculatory bulb-specific protein 2, whose product MLRLMVLMITLALMTGSAYGAIDQLMRAITGGLGGGARANIPVSVNRRFTVVSPNGELSFGYGYRPGFF is encoded by the exons ATGCTCCGTCTTATG gtTCTTATGATAACTTTGGCTTTAATGACTGGTAGTGCTTATGGTGCTATCGATCAGCTGATGCGAGCTATTACTGGTGGACTCGGGGGAGGTGCCAGAGCGAATATACCCGTTTCCGTTAACAGGAGGTTCACTGTTGTCTCACCTAATGGGGAGCTTTCTTTTGGATATGGCTATCGTCCTGGATTCTTTTGA
- the LOC128256973 gene encoding uncharacterized protein LOC128256973 isoform X3, translated as MPAASSHPRLFFYLLCAASLLAFSKSDTVQIQPPSEDLAYDAALQLGLLNHRLNLLSHEEESRQLSLQNITIGNLVNRIPCSCDTGLCKCCAGFLAVIGMNSCTEVAYRPDEFSFELRMRVNNNIWFRQKVSGQNPPPFCFRPPRFNFAKACIQFHDIWFIGRNMHVCMYMSGEFQGFELFERNFDCLLFGDHGVKIVPPEQGYPVRPNDVDIDDGDDEIEEYDENVVRSLAEKMRQREALRPFHLGEERASMVSAMP; from the exons ATGCCAGCGGCCAGCTCACATCCACGTCTGTTCTTCTATTTACTCTGTGCTGCCTCACTTTTAGCTTTTTCGAAATCGGACACCG TGCAAATACAACCACCATCCGAAGACTTGGCATACGACGCTGCTTTACAGCTTGGCTTATTGAACCATCGTCTTAATCTACTCAGCCACGAGGAAGAGTCCAGGCAACTTAGTTtacaaaacataacaatagGTAATTTGGTCAACCGCATACCCTGTAGTTGTGACACTGGGCTGTGCAAGTGCTGTGCTG GTTTCCTTGCGGTAATTGGCATGAACAGTTGCACAGAAGTTGCGTATCGTCCTGATGAATTTTCGTTTGAGTTACGCATGCGAGTTAATAACAACATTTGGTTCCGGCAAAAGGTCTCCGGCCAGAATCCACCTCCTTTCTGCTTCAGGCCGCCACGTTTTAACTTTGCCAAGGCCTGTATTCAGTTTCATGACATTTGGTTTATCGGCCGTAACATGCACGTCTGCATGTACATGTCTGGGGAGTTTCAGGGCTTTGAGTTGTTCGAAAG AAACTTTGATTGTCTTTTGTTTGGTGACCACGGAGTTAAAATTGTTCCCCCAGAGCAAGGCTACCCCGTGAGACCGAACGACGTCGACATTGATGATGGAGACGATGAGATCGAGGAGTATGATGAGAACGTAGTCCGCAGCTTGGCAGAAAAAATG